AAGAAATCTACAAACAATACGGCTACTTCGCAGAAAAAACCATCTCTGTTACCCTTTCAGGTGTGGACGGAGCTGCTGAAATCAAGAAAATCATGGATAAATTCCGTGGCAATGCTCCTAAACAATTTAACAAGACAGACATTGCTAAGACAGAAGACTTCTTGGAACAAACAGCTACTACTGCTGACGGCGTTGAAAAATTGACAACTCCTCCAAGCAACGTGCTTAAATACATCTTGGCTGATGATTCATGGTTTGCCGTTCGTCCTTCAGGTACAGAACCAAAAATCAAATTCTACATCGCTACAGTTGGTGAATCTGAAGCAGATGCTAAAGAAAAAATTGCGAATATCGAAGCAGAAATTAATGCATTTGTAGGCTAAAACACGAGGCTGGGACAAAAGTCCTAGCCTCTCAATTATTTTTTTGATTGTTGAGCAAGACGCAGTGGTTGAGTGGGCTCTACTACGCTGATTTCATCAGCTTTTACAGCCCTACTCAACTGTCCGGAGGTGGGACGACGAAATCGAATTCTAACGAATAACCGATTTCTGTCCCACTCTCTCTTTCTTTCGTAGCAAATACCAGCGATTTTATAGAAAATATGGCATACTAGACTTAGAAGAAAGCGAGGTAATCTCATGGAACAATTTTTAGAAGATATTAAAGATCTTGAAGTCACAACTGTCGCGCGTGCGCAAGAAGCGATCGATCAAAAAGAAACAGCAACCTTCTTTATCGGACGCAAGACTTGTCCTTACTGCCGGAAGTTCGCTGCTAAGTTGGCAACTGTCGTAGCTGAAACAAAAGCTCATATCTACTTCATCAATAGTGAAGAACCAAGTCAGCTAGACGCATTACAAGCCTTCCGCTCAACTTACGGCATCCCAACTGTCCCAGGATTTTTACATGTCGAAGCCGGTGAAGTCAGTGTTCGTTGCGACTCATCTATGTCTGAAGAAGAAATCAAAGCATTCGCTCATCTATAAAAAAATAGCTAGAGATCAGTCTCTAGCTATTTTTCATTTTCCGAAAAAGTCGTCCAAATCTTTTGCTGGGGTTTAGCAAAAGGATAGTCCGAAAATTCTTCTGGTGTTAACCAAACAGTCGATTCACTTGCTGGCTGTTCTCCTTCTTTTACCAGGCCGAATCGGATCTGAACCTGCCATTTGCGATGCGAAAAGACATGCTGGACGATAGGATACGATCTGTCTTGCCAATCAATGGCCAATTCATAGTCCTGTTCAAAGGAAAGAATTTCTGGGTTATCTCCTGCTTCTCCATTACCATCTAATAACGACAATTGTCCAAAGGGATCAGAAAGGCTATCCACTTCGATCAAAGGGAAATGCCAAAAACCAGACAAAAGCCCTTCTCGCTCATTTTTCTCCAGCAAGTAGCGCCCTTGACTATCCTTGATAATAAAGGCTGTTAGATAGACAGGTACCGGTTTCTTCTTAGGAGCCTTGATGGGATAACGATCCATGGTTCCATGTTGGTAGGCCGCGCTAAACTCCTTGACAGGACTTTCTTCTGGCCGTGGATTGACTGGGGACTCAATATCTGAGCCCAAATCCATCAAAGCCTGATTAAAATCACCAGGACGGTCTGGATCAATCAAGACTTCCATCATAGCTTGAAAAATCTTACGATTGGTTGGGATTCCGATATCGTAGTCGACCTCAAATAAACGAGCTAGAACCCGCATAACATTGCCATCCACTGCCGGCTCTGGCAAGCTAAAAGCAATACTGGCAATGGCACCAGCTGTATAAGGTCCAATCCCCTTGAGTTTTGATATTTCGTCATAACTTGATGGGAAAATACCCCCATGGTCCTCCATGATTTGCTGGGCTGCTTTCTGCATATTCCGTACGCGAGAATAATAGCCAAGACCTTCCCAAGCTTTTAAGAGCTTTTCCTCAGGTGCCTGAGCCAGATCCGCAATCGTCGGAAACCAATCTAAAAAACGCTCATAATAAGGAATCACCGTATCGACACGTGTCTGCTGGAGCATAATTTCTGAAATCCAAATTTTATAAGGATCCTGCGTCCTTCTCCAGGGGAGATCCCGTTTATTGGAATCATACCAGCCTAATAACTTTTCTCGGAAAGAGGCAATTTTTTCCTCCTCCCACATGATAATCCCGTAATCATTTAAATCTAACATATTCCTAGTATACCATAGAATGAGTTCAAGTTTAGAGATTCTGACTCTACCATAAAAAGGCCTAGGAAATTCCTAAGCCTTTCAATTATTCTTATTGTTCCACAGCCTGAGCTGCTGTAATCAAGGTCAATTTATAAACGTCATCTGCATTACATCCGCGAGAAAGGTCGTTAACTGGTTTGTTCAACCCTTGCAATACTGGACCTACCGCTGCAAAACCACCAAGACGTTCTGCCATCTTGTATCCAATGTTACCTGCTTCAATACCAGGGAAGATAAAGACATTGGCTTGACCTGCTACCTTGCTTCCTGGAGCCTTCAAGGCTGCAGTTGCAGGAACAAAGGCTGCGTCAAATTGCAATTCTCCGTCAATTTCAAGATCTGGACGAAGTTCATGGGCAAGCTTAGTCGCTTCGACAACCTTATCAACACTTTCACCGAAACCAGATCCTTTTGTTGAATAGCTCAACATAGCAATTTTTGGATCAATTCCAAACATCTTGGCTGTGATAGCTGAATTGATGGCAATTTCGGCTAATCCTTCAGCATCTGGATTGATGTTGATGGCACAGTCCCCAAACAAGTAGCGTTCAGATCCACGAACCATAAGGAAAGCCCCTGAAGTACGTTTTACATTTGGACGAGTTTTGATAATTTGCAAGGCCGGACGAACAGTTGCGGCTGTTGAGTGAATCGCACCAGAAACCATCCCATCAACAATTCCCATGTGTACCAACATGACACCAAAATAGTTAACATCGTCTTTCAAGACTTGACGCGCTTCTTCTGTCATTTTGCCCTTACGACGTTCTACCAAGGAAGCTACCATTTCTTCAAAACCTGGATAAGAATGAGGATCGATGACTTCATATCCATCCAAAACCCCTTCGATTTCAAGATAAATCCGAATTTTTTCCGGATTACCAAGCAAGACAGGGGTTACTTCTGTCTCGTTCACAATACGTTTTGTTGCTTGGAGAATACGAGGTTCTTCACCTTCTGGTAATACAATACGTGCATTCTTACCAACGAGGTTGGCTTTGAGATTTTCGAAAACTTCCATGAGTTTTACTCCTTTTAATAATTAATAACTTGTTTGAAGCTGTGTTAATACAGCTTGGAAATCTGGAGGTAGTGGACTTTCTATGACCAATTCTTCCTCTAGAAATGGATGATAATAGGATAGACGATGACAATGAAGGGCTTGGCGCTCAATGCCGTCTTCTAAACTGCCGCCATAGAGATCATCTCCCAAGAGCGGAAAACCAATATGGGAAAAATGAACGCGGATCTGATGGGTTCGACCTGTGTGTAACTGAATATCCACAAGGTGGATATCACCAAAAGATTGAACAACTTGGTAGCTTGTATGAGCATACTTGCCACCTTTAGCTACCTTTCGGGTGATAATTGAATCTTCATCACGCGCAATCGGAGCAATAATCTCTCCGACAGGATCAAGCTTCCCAGATCCCTTGACCAAGGCATAATAGCGTTTCTGAATCGTTTTAGACTGCAATTGCTTATCCAAGCGGGCATGGGCATAGCCATGTTTGGCAAAGAGCATGACGCCACTTGTATCCTTGTCCAAGCGAGTGACAATGTGGACCTGCTGGTTCTCATAGCCCTGTTTCACATAATAGCCTTTTACAAAATTGGCTAAGGTATTGGAATGAATCGCACTTGGAATAGAAGCAATCCCAAAGGGTTTGTTTAAGATCAAAAAATGATCATCTTCAAACAAAATATCCAAAGATCGATCCATGGGTTTCAGAGTTTCGAACCCTTCTTCTGCTGGAATATCAATGACCAAGCGATCCCCAATATCCAATAAATAAATTGCATTCTCCGAACGTCCATTGACAAGGATCTGGCCACCACGAAACTTAATCTTTGCTAAGAGACCCTTAGAAACCTCATGCTTTTTCAGGAAGGTCTTGACCTTGACATGCTCATCGACAATGAATTCAAATCTCATTCTCTATCATCTCCGATAAAGGCATCCTTGACCCGATTCCAGAAACTGGTATGACTGGAGCTGGCCACAAAATTAATCTTATGGTTGTCAATCTGGTATTCTACCTTTGCAATATTGCGGTAAGAATAGGTTGAATTATCAACAGAGATAATGTGGAAGCCAGGTCTTGTCGGTGTAATCTCGATCTTATCCTTTTTAGGGACAATGACAGAGGAACCCAAGGTACGATAAACACGGTTGTTGAGACTGGCGATCTCAGCGATCTGTAGCGCCTCAATAGTTGGGTGAAGGACTGCTCCTCCCAAGGATTTGTTGTAAGCCGTACTTCCTGTAGGAGTCGAAACGGTAATCCCGTCTCCTCTGAAGCGCTCAAAATCCACTCCATTAATCGTGAGATCGGCAACCATGGTCCGGTCGCTTCTCTTAATCGTCGCTTCGTTCAAAGCCCTCATGGTACGGGTTTCCCCATTGTCGAAAGTGATCTTGACATTCAAAATAGGGTAAGAAACCTTGGCACCTGTATCATATTTTAAATTCTCAACCAACTTATCGATTTCACTGTCTAAGTAATCCGTATAAAATCCTAAGTGTCCAGTATGGACGCCGATAAAACGCACGCGATCCAACTGCTGTTCATACTTGTGAAAGGCCGATAGCAACATCCCATCACCACCAATTGAAATCACAATATCCGGATGCTTCTCCGTCAAAATAAAATTATTTTTTCGAAGCTTGTAGCGCAACTGCTGAAAAACCTCTTCACTTTGACGCTTGCGATTGCGAATAATGGATACTTTTTTACCTGTAGTCTTCATCTGTGTCATCACTATTTCCAACGCCATCATTTAACTTACGATGAAGTGGATCAAACAGGGCTTGAGCCTCCTGAATCGCATCCCGAATTGCCCCCATCTCTTCATCCAAGAGATAGGCCAGGTTTGCTGTCGTCTCTAAGCGTTTTTTGATCTCGTCTGGAAAGTCTCCTTTATATTTATAATTAAGCGAGTGTTCAATGGTTGCCCAAAAATTCATGGACAAGGTCCGAATTTGAATCTCTGCTAAGATCGTTTCATTTCCATCAATGGTATCGACCGGGTACTCGACAACGACGTGGTAACTCCGGTAGCCACTTGATTTCTTGTGGCGGATGTAGTCTCGCTCTTGGACCACGCGCATATCCTGCCGTTGTCTCAGAACCTCTAGGATCTCATCCACATCGTCCACAAACTGAACCATGATGCGAAGACCAGCAATATCTTGCATATCCTGAGCCAGATTTTCTTCAGAAATATTTCTTCGTATCATCTTTTCACGAATACTCTCAATCGGTTTGACCCGTCCTGTAACAAACTCAATTGGAGAATGCTTTTGTTGCTTACGATATTGCTTACGAATCCCACGCAGTTTGATTTTTAATTCCCCAACTGCTTGGATATACGGATCTAAGAAGTTTTCCCAATCAATTGCCATCCTACCACCTTGTAATCTGAACCATTTTTGTATACAATAAACACATCTCTTATTATATCATGAATCGCTTTTGAAAAAAAGCAAAGGACCACAAAATGAACCATTTAGAAATTGAATACAAAACCATGCTAGACAAGGAGGAATACCAATCCCTCCTTCCACTTTTTGCTGATACAGAATTGGTTGTCCAAACCAATCACTATATCGATACACCTGACCAGCTCATCCGTAAGGAAAAAATGGCCTTGCGGGTGCGTACTTTCACAGATCAGGCTGAATTGACTCTCAAGGTCCCTGAAGCAGTTGGCCATTTCGAGTACAATCAAGACCTCAGCCAAGACGAAACCCAGGCGATCCTTCAACACCAACAGTTTCCTGATGGGGAAATCAAAAACCTCTTGATGTTAAAAGGAATCCCTGTTGAACAACTGGCTGTTTGGGGGAGCCTTACAACAGAACGATTCGAAAAAGAAACAGCTGAAGGCATAGTGGCACTAGACCACAATCTCTATCTAGATACTGAAGATTATGAGTTGGAAATCGAGGTCGAAACTGCTGAGCAGGAAGATAATTTCCATCAGTTCATGACAGACCATGGGATCGTCTACAAAGCAGCAAAAAATAAAATCGCCAGATTAGCGGAAAGATTGTAAAATAGCTGAAATTATCGCAAATTTTTGCTAAAATAGTGCTAAGATCAAAAATCTAAATGAGGTTGGAATCACATGTCAGATAAAAAAAATATGAAGCTCTTCTCTCTCAATTCAAATCCAGAGATTGCGCAAAAAATCGCGGATCACGCTGGGGTTCCACTTGGGAAAATTTCATCCCGTCAATTCTCAGATGGTGAAATCCAAGTCAATATTGAGGAAAGTGTTCGTGGATATGATATTTATATCATTCAATCAACCAGTTTCCCTGTCAACAATCACTTGATGGAACTGTTAATTATGGTGGATGCTTGCCAACGGGCCAGCGCAAATACTGTCAATGTGGTCATGCCTTACTTCGGTTATGCCCGCCAAGACCGTACAGCTGCTCCTCGTGAACCAATTACTGCTAAGCTCGTCGCAAACATGTTGGTCAAAGCTGGGGTGGATCGCGTCGTCACACTGGATCTCCATGCAGTGCAAGTTCAAGGTTTCTTCGATATTGCCGTAGATAACCTCTTTACCATTCCACTTTTTGCAGAACACTACATTAATAAAGGTCTAACAGGGCCTGATGTCGTAGTCGTCAGTCCTAAAAACTCTGGTGTCAAACGGGCTCGTAGTTTAGCTGAATATCTTGATGCACCGATTGCGATCATTGATTACGAGCAAGATGATGCGAACCGTGATTATGGCTATATTATCGGGGATGTCAAAGATAAGAAAGCGATCTTGATTGACGATATCCTCAATACTGGTAAGACATTCTCAGAAGCTGCGAAAATCGTCGAACGCGAAGGAGCTACTGAAATTTATGCTGTTTCAAGCCATGGCTTATTTGTGAAAGGAGCTGTCGAGTT
The DNA window shown above is from Streptococcus sp. S1 and carries:
- a CDS encoding thioredoxin domain-containing protein, translating into MEQFLEDIKDLEVTTVARAQEAIDQKETATFFIGRKTCPYCRKFAAKLATVVAETKAHIYFINSEEPSQLDALQAFRSTYGIPTVPGFLHVEAGEVSVRCDSSMSEEEIKAFAHL
- the mutY gene encoding A/G-specific adenine glycosylase, producing MLDLNDYGIIMWEEEKIASFREKLLGWYDSNKRDLPWRRTQDPYKIWISEIMLQQTRVDTVIPYYERFLDWFPTIADLAQAPEEKLLKAWEGLGYYSRVRNMQKAAQQIMEDHGGIFPSSYDEISKLKGIGPYTAGAIASIAFSLPEPAVDGNVMRVLARLFEVDYDIGIPTNRKIFQAMMEVLIDPDRPGDFNQALMDLGSDIESPVNPRPEESPVKEFSAAYQHGTMDRYPIKAPKKKPVPVYLTAFIIKDSQGRYLLEKNEREGLLSGFWHFPLIEVDSLSDPFGQLSLLDGNGEAGDNPEILSFEQDYELAIDWQDRSYPIVQHVFSHRKWQVQIRFGLVKEGEQPASESTVWLTPEEFSDYPFAKPQQKIWTTFSENEK
- the pta gene encoding phosphate acetyltransferase: MEVFENLKANLVGKNARIVLPEGEEPRILQATKRIVNETEVTPVLLGNPEKIRIYLEIEGVLDGYEVIDPHSYPGFEEMVASLVERRKGKMTEEARQVLKDDVNYFGVMLVHMGIVDGMVSGAIHSTAATVRPALQIIKTRPNVKRTSGAFLMVRGSERYLFGDCAININPDAEGLAEIAINSAITAKMFGIDPKIAMLSYSTKGSGFGESVDKVVEATKLAHELRPDLEIDGELQFDAAFVPATAALKAPGSKVAGQANVFIFPGIEAGNIGYKMAERLGGFAAVGPVLQGLNKPVNDLSRGCNADDVYKLTLITAAQAVEQ
- a CDS encoding RluA family pseudouridine synthase is translated as MRFEFIVDEHVKVKTFLKKHEVSKGLLAKIKFRGGQILVNGRSENAIYLLDIGDRLVIDIPAEEGFETLKPMDRSLDILFEDDHFLILNKPFGIASIPSAIHSNTLANFVKGYYVKQGYENQQVHIVTRLDKDTSGVMLFAKHGYAHARLDKQLQSKTIQKRYYALVKGSGKLDPVGEIIAPIARDEDSIITRKVAKGGKYAHTSYQVVQSFGDIHLVDIQLHTGRTHQIRVHFSHIGFPLLGDDLYGGSLEDGIERQALHCHRLSYYHPFLEEELVIESPLPPDFQAVLTQLQTSY
- a CDS encoding NAD kinase, with translation MKTTGKKVSIIRNRKRQSEEVFQQLRYKLRKNNFILTEKHPDIVISIGGDGMLLSAFHKYEQQLDRVRFIGVHTGHLGFYTDYLDSEIDKLVENLKYDTGAKVSYPILNVKITFDNGETRTMRALNEATIKRSDRTMVADLTINGVDFERFRGDGITVSTPTGSTAYNKSLGGAVLHPTIEALQIAEIASLNNRVYRTLGSSVIVPKKDKIEITPTRPGFHIISVDNSTYSYRNIAKVEYQIDNHKINFVASSSHTSFWNRVKDAFIGDDRE
- a CDS encoding GTP pyrophosphokinase, with protein sequence MAIDWENFLDPYIQAVGELKIKLRGIRKQYRKQQKHSPIEFVTGRVKPIESIREKMIRRNISEENLAQDMQDIAGLRIMVQFVDDVDEILEVLRQRQDMRVVQERDYIRHKKSSGYRSYHVVVEYPVDTIDGNETILAEIQIRTLSMNFWATIEHSLNYKYKGDFPDEIKKRLETTANLAYLLDEEMGAIRDAIQEAQALFDPLHRKLNDGVGNSDDTDEDYR
- a CDS encoding CYTH domain-containing protein; translation: MNHLEIEYKTMLDKEEYQSLLPLFADTELVVQTNHYIDTPDQLIRKEKMALRVRTFTDQAELTLKVPEAVGHFEYNQDLSQDETQAILQHQQFPDGEIKNLLMLKGIPVEQLAVWGSLTTERFEKETAEGIVALDHNLYLDTEDYELEIEVETAEQEDNFHQFMTDHGIVYKAAKNKIARLAERL
- a CDS encoding ribose-phosphate diphosphokinase: MSDKKNMKLFSLNSNPEIAQKIADHAGVPLGKISSRQFSDGEIQVNIEESVRGYDIYIIQSTSFPVNNHLMELLIMVDACQRASANTVNVVMPYFGYARQDRTAAPREPITAKLVANMLVKAGVDRVVTLDLHAVQVQGFFDIAVDNLFTIPLFAEHYINKGLTGPDVVVVSPKNSGVKRARSLAEYLDAPIAIIDYEQDDANRDYGYIIGDVKDKKAILIDDILNTGKTFSEAAKIVEREGATEIYAVSSHGLFVKGAVELLDQAPIKEILVTDSVAPNGPTPKNINYLTASELIAEAIVRIQERKPVSPLFAYHKK